The Streptococcus parasanguinis genomic sequence GAGATGTCCAAAAATGCGAGGACTTCCTCGTCCTCATAGACTTTGGAGGAAGGAATGTCGCCAGCTATAATCTTACAAAAAATACAATCGTCAACCATAAATACACCTCATTTAGACTAAATTTTGTTATAATATAAGAACATTATACCAGAAATCGGAGAAAATATGTTAGAAATCAACAAGTTGACAGGGGGCTATGTCAACATCCCTGTCCTGAAAGAGGTGAGTTTTTCAGTTCCGGATGGCCAACTGATTGGTTTGATTGGACTAAATGGAGCTGGGAAGTCAACCACAATTAATGAAATTATTGGTCTCCTGCATCCTTATGCTGGGGAAGTACGGATTGACGGCCTGAGCCTTCCAGAAGCTCCAACTGACTATCGTAAAAAAATTGGCTATATTCCAGAAACCCCTAGTCTATATGAAGAATTAACCTTGCGAGAGCATATCGAGACCGTAGCTATGGCCTATGATTTAGACATGGATCAGGTCATGGTGCGCGTCCAGCCTTTGTTGGAACGATTCCGTTTGGCTGAAAAATTAGATTGGTTCCCGACCCAGTTTTCAAAAGGGATGAAGCAAAAGGTCATGATTATTTGCGCCTATGCAGTGGATCCAAGTCTTTATATTGTCGATGAACCCTTTTTGGGATTGGATCCTGTTGCGATTGCAGATTT encodes the following:
- a CDS encoding ABC transporter ATP-binding protein — encoded protein: MLEINKLTGGYVNIPVLKEVSFSVPDGQLIGLIGLNGAGKSTTINEIIGLLHPYAGEVRIDGLSLPEAPTDYRKKIGYIPETPSLYEELTLREHIETVAMAYDLDMDQVMVRVQPLLERFRLAEKLDWFPTQFSKGMKQKVMIICAYAVDPSLYIVDEPFLGLDPVAIADLIQLLADEKAKGKSILMSTHVLDSAEKMCDGFVILHKGQIRAKGTLDELRSTFGDEKASLNDIYMTLTEEETA